From a region of the Dickeya poaceiphila genome:
- the yidD gene encoding membrane protein insertion efficiency factor YidD, which yields MAPSLSFGSRLLIGLIRGYQRFISPLLGPHCRFQPSCSQYGIEAIRRFGMIKGCWLTLKRVLKCHPLNPGGDDPVPPKPDNNREH from the coding sequence ATGGCGCCGTCACTGTCGTTTGGCTCACGCCTGCTGATCGGACTGATACGCGGGTATCAACGCTTTATCAGTCCGCTACTTGGACCGCACTGCCGCTTTCAGCCGTCGTGCTCCCAATATGGCATTGAAGCAATACGCCGGTTCGGCATGATAAAAGGCTGTTGGTTGACGCTCAAACGCGTATTAAAATGCCACCCTTTGAACCCTGGTGGTGATGATCCCGTACCGCCAAA